In a genomic window of Streptomyces noursei ATCC 11455:
- a CDS encoding phosphoglyceromutase, producing the protein MATAPYKLILLRHGESEWNAKNLFTGWVDVNLNEKGEKEAVRGGELLKEAGLLPDVVHTSLQKRAIRTAQLSLEAADRHWIPVHRSWRLNERHYGALQGKDKAQTLAEFGEEQFMLWRRSYDTPPPPLADGTEFSQSGDARYASIPPELRPKTECLKDVVTRMLPYWYDGIVPDLLAGRTVLVAAHGNSLRALVKHLDQISDADIAGLNIPTGIPLSYELDADFRPLTPGGTYLDPEAAKAAIEAVKNQGKKK; encoded by the coding sequence ATGGCCACCGCACCGTACAAGCTGATCCTGCTCCGCCACGGCGAGAGCGAGTGGAACGCGAAGAACCTGTTCACCGGCTGGGTGGACGTCAACCTCAACGAGAAGGGCGAGAAGGAGGCGGTCCGCGGCGGAGAGCTGCTCAAGGAAGCCGGCCTGCTCCCCGACGTCGTCCACACCTCCCTCCAGAAGCGCGCGATCCGCACCGCGCAGCTGTCCCTGGAGGCCGCCGACCGCCACTGGATCCCGGTCCACCGCAGCTGGCGCCTGAACGAGCGGCACTACGGCGCCCTCCAGGGCAAGGACAAGGCGCAGACCCTGGCCGAGTTCGGCGAGGAGCAGTTCATGCTCTGGCGCCGTTCGTACGACACCCCGCCGCCCCCGCTGGCCGACGGCACCGAGTTCTCCCAGAGCGGCGACGCGCGCTACGCGTCGATCCCGCCGGAGCTCCGCCCGAAGACGGAGTGCCTGAAGGACGTCGTCACCCGCATGCTCCCGTACTGGTACGACGGCATCGTCCCGGACCTGCTGGCCGGCCGCACGGTCCTCGTCGCCGCGCACGGCAACAGCCTGCGCGCCCTGGTCAAGCACCTCGACCAGATCTCCGACGCGGACATCGCCGGCCTGAACATCCCCACCGGCATCCCGCTCTCCTACGAGCTCGACGCCGACTTCCGCCCGCTCACCCCCGGCGGCACCTACCTCGACCCGGAGGCCGCCAAGGCCGCCATCGAGGCCGTGAAGAACCAGGGCAAGAAGAAGTAA
- a CDS encoding CHAD domain-containing protein: MYGDGMYGEALHGADGGPFGAVGGYGAGAPYGLAEGPVHGGGVELAGRTAEEVLAGYLHRQSAEFLRSLRLHREAGPDAAGAGEAARQLRRAARRISATLHTFRPLTEEIWADQLRAELGWLSGTLAREQACTARRDRLMAALQRLTGRGERTERAAERGGRGGRGARSAREARPAASVAPGASTGSTGAVYAAPPAATVPAAATEPGAESALAAGAARAGALLDRQLTLARTRAHSAALQALGSSRFHAVADALAVLASEAPLARRAGEVSAAEALPPLAEQAHRRLAEAVATLPLARAGHPYNAAALAVDPHQDVPWHQVRLLVRLSHYGQEVVAPDAIDSRLTESGRALEHHRDAAEAAAAAAAAARTPRIAPATAYALGVLHADQRHEVEAARYAFGRVWLPGPSVERTG, from the coding sequence GTGTACGGGGACGGGATGTACGGGGAGGCGCTGCACGGGGCGGACGGCGGTCCGTTCGGGGCGGTGGGGGGTTACGGCGCCGGGGCGCCGTACGGGCTGGCCGAAGGGCCGGTCCACGGCGGCGGGGTGGAACTCGCCGGACGGACGGCCGAGGAGGTGCTGGCCGGCTATCTGCACCGGCAGTCCGCGGAGTTCCTGCGCAGTCTGCGGCTCCATCGGGAGGCCGGCCCGGACGCGGCGGGCGCGGGCGAGGCGGCCCGGCAACTGCGCCGCGCCGCCCGCCGGATCAGCGCCACGCTGCACACCTTCCGGCCGCTGACCGAGGAGATCTGGGCCGACCAACTCCGCGCCGAACTTGGCTGGTTGAGCGGCACGCTGGCCCGGGAGCAGGCGTGCACGGCGCGCCGCGACCGGCTGATGGCGGCGTTGCAGCGGCTGACCGGGCGGGGCGAGCGGACCGAGCGGGCGGCGGAGCGCGGCGGCCGGGGCGGACGGGGCGCCCGGAGCGCCCGGGAGGCCCGCCCGGCCGCGTCCGTCGCGCCGGGTGCAAGCACCGGCTCCACTGGAGCGGTTTACGCCGCGCCCCCTGCCGCCACCGTGCCGGCCGCCGCCACCGAGCCGGGCGCCGAGAGCGCGCTCGCCGCCGGTGCGGCCCGCGCCGGTGCCCTGCTCGACCGGCAGCTCACCCTCGCCCGTACGCGGGCGCACTCCGCCGCCCTCCAGGCGCTCGGCTCGTCCCGCTTCCACGCCGTCGCGGACGCGCTCGCGGTGCTGGCCTCCGAGGCGCCGCTGGCCCGCCGGGCCGGTGAGGTGTCCGCAGCGGAGGCGCTGCCGCCGCTCGCCGAACAGGCGCACCGACGGCTCGCCGAGGCGGTCGCCACCCTGCCGCTGGCCCGCGCCGGCCACCCGTACAACGCCGCCGCGCTCGCCGTGGACCCGCACCAGGACGTGCCCTGGCACCAGGTGCGGCTGCTGGTCCGGCTGAGCCACTACGGCCAGGAGGTGGTCGCCCCGGACGCGATCGACTCCCGGCTGACCGAGTCCGGCCGGGCCCTGGAGCACCACCGGGACGCCGCCGAGGCCGCCGCCGCTGCCGCCGCCGCGGCCCGTACGCCGCGGATCGCGCCGGCCACCGCCTACGCACTGGGCGTGCTCCACGCCGACCAGCGCCACGAGGTCGAGGCGGCCCGCTACGCCTTCGGCCGGGTGTGGCTGCCGGGCCCGTCCGTCGAGCGCACCGGCTGA
- a CDS encoding helix-turn-helix transcriptional regulator, with translation MLHGEIEISAFLKARRAALDPAEVGLPDGFGRRRVRGLRREEVAQLAGISVDYYTRIEQGRAPAVSDSVLDAVARALRLSDGEVAYLRNVAVPRRRPAEGAGDCCPPLPAQTVRPEIRRLLAAMAPTVGAVVLGRGLDILAWNTTGGRLSWDIETLAPERRNTALLVFLEPASRERYPDWENKAEEVVGNLRAESGRHPDDPRICEVVHELLDRSPEFRRLWAAQGVRECLRGTKRVRHPAVGELTVTFESFRLPVDPEQVLVTYTAPAGSVSEDRLRELAAGTAVPAGSRP, from the coding sequence ATGCTGCACGGGGAAATCGAGATCAGCGCCTTCCTCAAGGCGCGCCGTGCCGCGCTCGATCCGGCCGAGGTCGGCCTGCCCGACGGGTTCGGCCGCCGCCGGGTGCGCGGGCTGCGGCGCGAGGAGGTCGCCCAGCTCGCCGGGATCAGCGTGGACTACTACACCCGGATCGAACAGGGCCGGGCGCCCGCGGTCTCCGACTCCGTCCTGGACGCCGTCGCGCGGGCGCTGCGGCTGTCGGACGGCGAGGTGGCGTATCTGCGGAACGTCGCGGTGCCGCGCCGCCGGCCGGCCGAGGGGGCCGGCGACTGCTGCCCGCCGCTGCCGGCGCAGACCGTCCGCCCGGAGATCCGGCGACTGCTGGCGGCGATGGCCCCGACCGTCGGCGCCGTGGTGCTGGGCCGCGGTCTGGACATCCTGGCCTGGAACACCACCGGCGGCCGGCTCTCCTGGGACATCGAGACGCTGGCCCCCGAGCGGCGGAACACCGCACTGCTGGTCTTCCTCGAACCGGCCTCGCGGGAGCGGTACCCGGACTGGGAGAACAAGGCCGAGGAGGTCGTCGGCAATCTGCGCGCCGAGAGCGGCCGGCACCCGGACGACCCGCGGATCTGCGAGGTGGTCCACGAACTCCTCGACCGCAGCCCGGAGTTCCGGCGGCTGTGGGCGGCGCAGGGGGTGCGCGAGTGCCTGCGCGGCACCAAGCGGGTGCGGCACCCGGCGGTCGGCGAGCTGACCGTCACCTTCGAGAGCTTCCGGCTGCCCGTGGACCCGGAGCAGGTGCTGGTGACGTACACCGCGCCGGCCGGCTCGGTCTCCGAGGACCGGTTGCGCGAGCTGGCGGCGGGCACGGCCGTCCCGGCCGGGAGCAGACCCTAA
- a CDS encoding MDR family MFS transporter encodes MSAPISEPRGRGPSRIRRAAVESVSGLPPQFWWLWTSTLVNRLGAFVATFLALYLTVERGYSASYAGLVGALYGLGGVVSSVGAGVLTDRLGRRPTMLIGQVSTAVTVALLGFMTDPVAIAVVAGLVGMATNASRPAVQAMMADIVAPEDRVRAFSLNYWAINLGFAFSSTAAGLIAEHGYLALFLGEATLVLACALVVFFKLPESRPEPGGTADDAASTGASAAGAERVSMLTVLRDGRFMTVVGLNLLLALLFQQAYVSMPVSMGRAGFSSADFGLVIAVNGVLIVLLQIPVTRFIEHRSPAVLLIGSALLAGYGFGMTALAGSVALYAVAVAVWTLGEIINSPTQMGLVIRLSPLHGRGRYQGMYALSWSVASLAAPLLGGTVIDRYGPDALWAGCAAVGTVAALGYGLLLRRLPGKPAPSGGTATVAGNRAEPAGQDPADATPPADERTGTGRAEIPSSS; translated from the coding sequence ATGTCCGCGCCTATCAGTGAGCCCCGGGGGCGGGGCCCGTCCCGGATACGGCGGGCCGCCGTGGAGAGCGTCTCCGGTCTGCCCCCGCAGTTCTGGTGGCTCTGGACCAGCACGCTGGTCAACCGGCTGGGGGCGTTCGTCGCCACGTTCCTGGCCCTCTACCTCACCGTGGAGCGCGGCTACTCGGCCTCGTACGCGGGCCTGGTCGGGGCGCTGTACGGGCTGGGCGGGGTGGTCTCGTCGGTGGGCGCCGGGGTGCTCACCGACCGGCTCGGGCGGCGGCCGACGATGCTGATCGGGCAGGTGTCCACGGCGGTGACGGTGGCGCTGCTGGGCTTCATGACCGACCCGGTGGCGATCGCGGTGGTGGCCGGCCTGGTCGGCATGGCGACCAACGCCTCGCGCCCCGCCGTGCAGGCGATGATGGCCGACATCGTCGCCCCGGAGGACCGCGTCCGCGCGTTCTCCCTGAACTACTGGGCGATCAACCTCGGCTTCGCCTTCTCCTCCACCGCCGCCGGACTCATCGCCGAACACGGCTATCTGGCCCTCTTCCTGGGCGAGGCCACGCTGGTGCTGGCCTGCGCGCTGGTGGTGTTCTTCAAGCTGCCGGAGTCCCGGCCGGAGCCGGGCGGGACGGCGGACGACGCGGCGTCCACCGGGGCGTCGGCCGCCGGCGCCGAGCGGGTCTCGATGCTGACCGTGCTGCGCGACGGCCGCTTCATGACCGTCGTCGGGCTGAACCTCCTGCTGGCGCTGCTGTTCCAGCAGGCGTACGTCTCGATGCCGGTGTCGATGGGCCGGGCCGGCTTCTCCAGCGCCGACTTCGGGCTGGTCATCGCGGTGAACGGGGTGCTGATCGTGCTGCTCCAGATCCCGGTCACCCGCTTCATCGAGCACCGCAGCCCGGCCGTGCTGCTCATCGGCTCGGCGCTGCTCGCCGGCTACGGCTTCGGGATGACGGCGCTGGCCGGCTCGGTCGCCCTGTACGCGGTCGCGGTCGCGGTCTGGACCCTCGGCGAGATCATCAACTCGCCCACCCAGATGGGGCTGGTGATCCGCCTGTCGCCGCTCCACGGCCGCGGTCGCTACCAGGGCATGTACGCGCTGTCCTGGTCCGTCGCCTCGCTGGCCGCCCCGTTGCTCGGCGGCACGGTCATCGACCGCTACGGCCCCGACGCGCTCTGGGCCGGCTGCGCGGCCGTCGGCACGGTGGCGGCGCTGGGGTACGGGCTGCTGCTGCGCCGGCTGCCGGGGAAGCCGGCACCGTCCGGCGGCACGGCCACCGTCGCCGGCAACCGGGCGGAACCCGCCGGCCAGGACCCCGCCGACGCGACGCCGCCCGCCGACGAGCGGACCGGGACCGGGCGGGCGGAAATCCCGTCGAGCTCGTAG
- a CDS encoding class I SAM-dependent methyltransferase encodes MARRSPVSASRTAAAPAPAPSRPVGNATRGTTNPNRLRRMDRWIAAEHGAELRRTADPVAVDLGYGAAPWTALELLGRLRTVRPDARVVGIEIDPARVAAALPYARAGLDFVHGGFEVPLPGGPGRAPVLIRAANVLRQYDEDEVAAVWARLCARLAPGGLLVEGTCDEIGRRHVWVALGPEGPRTVTFATRLGSLDTPSDLAERLPKALIHRNVPGEPVHAFLRDFDRAWASAAPLGALGARQRWRAAVASLAADWPLAGDPRRRRQGEVTVRWEALAPRRGLSDG; translated from the coding sequence ATGGCCCGCCGCTCCCCCGTTTCCGCCTCCCGCACCGCCGCCGCCCCGGCCCCCGCGCCGTCCCGGCCGGTCGGAAACGCCACCCGCGGCACCACCAACCCCAACCGGCTGCGCCGCATGGACCGCTGGATCGCCGCCGAGCACGGCGCGGAGCTGCGCCGCACCGCCGACCCGGTCGCCGTCGACCTCGGCTACGGCGCCGCCCCGTGGACCGCGCTGGAGCTGCTCGGGCGGCTGCGCACGGTGCGGCCGGACGCCCGGGTCGTCGGCATCGAGATAGACCCGGCCCGGGTGGCCGCCGCCCTGCCGTACGCCCGCGCCGGGCTGGACTTCGTCCACGGCGGCTTCGAGGTGCCGCTGCCCGGCGGGCCCGGCCGCGCCCCGGTCCTCATCCGGGCCGCGAACGTGCTGCGCCAGTACGACGAGGACGAGGTCGCCGCCGTCTGGGCGCGGCTGTGCGCCCGGCTGGCGCCCGGCGGGCTGCTGGTGGAGGGCACCTGTGACGAGATCGGGCGGCGCCACGTCTGGGTCGCGCTGGGTCCCGAGGGCCCCCGCACGGTCACCTTCGCGACCCGGCTCGGCTCCCTCGACACCCCCTCCGACCTGGCCGAACGTCTTCCCAAGGCGCTGATCCACCGCAATGTCCCGGGCGAGCCGGTGCATGCCTTCCTGCGCGACTTCGACCGGGCCTGGGCGAGCGCCGCCCCGCTCGGCGCGCTGGGCGCCCGCCAGCGGTGGCGCGCCGCCGTCGCCTCGCTGGCCGCGGACTGGCCGCTGGCCGGGGACCCCCGCCGGCGGCGCCAGGGCGAGGTCACGGTGCGGTGGGAGGCGCTGGCCCCGCGCCGGGGCCTGTCCGACGGGTAG
- the phoU gene encoding phosphate signaling complex protein PhoU — translation MRDAYHEELDSISEGLVEMARLVGSAIGRATTAILDADLKLAENVIAADEKVDDLHRDLEARAIALLARQQPVATDLRIVVTSLRMSADLERSGDLAQHVAKLARLRFPERAVPRDLHATILEMGQLAQRLMAKAGEVIITKDVDLALQLEQDDDAMDLLHRTLFQHLMDDRWKHGIETAVDVTLLGRYYERFADHAVSVAKRVVYLVTGEHADEIASSTGVEGA, via the coding sequence ATGCGGGACGCGTACCACGAGGAGCTGGACTCGATCAGCGAGGGCCTGGTCGAGATGGCCCGGCTCGTCGGCTCCGCGATCGGGCGCGCCACCACGGCGATACTCGACGCGGACCTGAAGCTGGCTGAGAACGTCATCGCCGCCGACGAGAAGGTCGACGACCTCCACCGCGACCTGGAGGCGCGGGCCATCGCCCTGCTCGCCCGCCAGCAGCCGGTCGCCACCGACCTGCGGATCGTCGTCACCTCGCTCCGGATGAGCGCCGACCTGGAGCGCTCCGGCGACCTGGCCCAGCACGTCGCCAAGCTGGCCCGGCTGCGCTTCCCGGAGCGGGCGGTGCCGCGCGATCTGCACGCCACCATCCTGGAGATGGGGCAGCTGGCGCAGCGCCTGATGGCCAAGGCCGGCGAGGTCATCATCACCAAGGACGTCGACCTCGCGCTCCAGCTGGAGCAGGACGACGACGCGATGGACCTGCTCCACCGCACGCTCTTCCAGCACCTGATGGACGACCGCTGGAAGCACGGCATCGAGACGGCCGTGGACGTGACCCTGCTGGGCCGCTATTACGAGCGTTTCGCGGACCACGCGGTGTCCGTGGCCAAGCGGGTCGTCTACCTCGTGACCGGCGAACACGCCGACGAGATCGCCTCGTCGACGGGGGTGGAGGGCGCGTAA
- the mshA gene encoding D-inositol-3-phosphate glycosyltransferase — protein MSQYVSRLRSRHGGPPGPSRQFAGPSRLRLPGARRPRRVAMLSVHTSPLHQPGTGDAGGMNVYIVELARKLAVLGIEVEIFTRATTAALPPAVELVPGVLVRHVAAGPYEGLAKEELPAQLCAFTHGVMQAWAGHGPGYYDLVHSHYWLSGHVGWLAADRWRVPLVHAMHTMAKVKNAALADGDTPEPAARVIGETQIVGAADRLIANTAEEADELVRHYDADPGKVAVVHPGVNLDRFRPLTDGGGGSAGSVAASRAAARARLGLPQDAVIPLFAGRIQPLKAPDILLRATAALVDADPSLRSRLVVPVVGGPSGSGLAKPEGLQKLAARLGIADLVRFHPPVGQEQLADWYRAASVLVMPSYSESFGLVAIEAQACGTPVVAAAVGGLPVAVRDGVSGFLVAGHDPADYARALRRFVDDASLAARMGGAAARHAQSFGWDTAAGATADVYTAAMQERRRHLRSLHG, from the coding sequence GTGAGCCAATACGTGTCCAGGCTCCGCAGCCGGCATGGGGGTCCCCCGGGGCCGTCCAGGCAGTTCGCGGGCCCGTCGCGGCTGCGCCTGCCCGGAGCCCGCCGCCCCCGCCGGGTGGCGATGCTCAGCGTGCACACCTCCCCGCTCCACCAGCCCGGCACCGGCGACGCCGGCGGGATGAACGTCTACATCGTCGAGCTGGCCCGCAAGCTCGCCGTGCTCGGCATCGAGGTGGAGATCTTCACCCGGGCCACCACCGCGGCCCTGCCGCCCGCCGTCGAGCTGGTCCCCGGCGTGCTGGTCCGGCACGTCGCCGCGGGCCCGTACGAGGGGCTGGCCAAGGAGGAGCTGCCGGCCCAGCTGTGCGCTTTCACGCACGGCGTGATGCAGGCGTGGGCCGGCCACGGCCCCGGCTACTACGACCTGGTGCACTCCCACTACTGGCTCTCCGGCCACGTCGGCTGGCTCGCCGCGGACCGCTGGCGGGTCCCCCTGGTGCACGCCATGCACACCATGGCCAAGGTCAAGAACGCCGCGCTGGCCGACGGCGACACCCCCGAGCCGGCCGCCCGGGTGATCGGCGAGACCCAGATCGTCGGGGCCGCCGACCGCCTGATAGCCAACACCGCCGAGGAGGCGGACGAGCTGGTCCGGCACTACGACGCCGACCCCGGCAAGGTCGCGGTGGTCCACCCCGGCGTCAACCTCGACCGCTTCCGGCCGCTGACGGACGGCGGCGGGGGCAGCGCCGGCAGCGTAGCGGCCAGCCGGGCCGCCGCCCGGGCCCGCCTGGGGCTGCCGCAGGACGCGGTCATCCCGCTCTTCGCCGGTCGGATACAGCCGCTGAAGGCCCCCGACATCCTGCTGCGCGCCACCGCCGCGCTGGTCGACGCGGACCCGTCGCTGCGCTCCCGGCTGGTCGTCCCGGTGGTCGGCGGGCCCAGCGGCAGCGGCCTGGCCAAGCCCGAGGGCCTGCAGAAGCTGGCCGCCCGGCTGGGCATCGCCGATCTGGTCCGGTTCCACCCGCCGGTCGGCCAGGAGCAGCTCGCCGACTGGTACCGCGCCGCGTCCGTGCTGGTCATGCCCTCGTACAGCGAATCGTTCGGGCTGGTGGCGATCGAGGCCCAGGCGTGCGGCACCCCGGTCGTCGCGGCGGCGGTCGGCGGCCTGCCGGTGGCCGTGCGGGACGGCGTCAGTGGCTTCCTGGTCGCCGGCCACGACCCGGCCGACTACGCCCGCGCGCTGCGCCGTTTCGTCGACGACGCCTCGCTGGCCGCCCGGATGGGCGGCGCCGCGGCCCGGCACGCCCAGTCCTTCGGCTGGGACACCGCAGCCGGGGCGACCGCGGACGTCTACACCGCGGCGATGCAGGAGCGCCGCCGTCACCTACGATCACTGCATGGGTGA
- a CDS encoding YbjN domain-containing protein produces the protein MGEERRPAEGERQATDAGAVIERTLKDADLDWESPAAGNYVVKLPGTRKLSTTCSLVVGRHSLSVNAFVVRRPDENHEAVHRWLLERNTRLYGVSYAIDKLGDIYLVGKLPLVAVTPAELDRILGTVLENADGSFNTLLEMGFASAIRKEYAWRVARGESTRNLAAFERLTRGDEQE, from the coding sequence ATGGGTGAGGAACGGCGGCCCGCCGAGGGCGAACGGCAGGCGACGGACGCCGGTGCGGTCATCGAGCGCACCCTGAAGGACGCGGACCTCGACTGGGAGTCGCCGGCCGCCGGCAACTACGTCGTCAAGCTGCCCGGCACCCGCAAGCTGTCCACGACCTGCTCGCTGGTGGTCGGCCGCCACTCGCTCTCCGTCAACGCCTTCGTCGTCCGCCGGCCGGACGAGAACCACGAGGCCGTCCACCGCTGGCTGCTCGAGCGCAACACCCGCCTCTACGGCGTCAGTTACGCGATCGACAAGCTCGGCGACATCTACCTCGTCGGCAAGCTCCCGCTGGTCGCCGTCACCCCCGCCGAGCTGGACCGGATCCTCGGCACCGTCCTGGAGAACGCCGACGGCAGTTTCAACACCCTGCTGGAGATGGGCTTCGCCTCGGCGATCCGCAAGGAGTACGCCTGGCGGGTGGCGCGCGGCGAGTCCACCCGCAACCTGGCCGCGTTCGAGCGGCTGACGCGGGGCGACGAGCAGGAGTAG
- a CDS encoding NUDIX hydrolase produces the protein MARTAGRKDGGAAGDRPPAGPIRAAGCVLWRRAPGGDGIRLALVHRPKWGDWSHPKGKLKPREDPRRGALREVLEETGATCEIGPELPTVRYLVGGRPKEVRYWAAEATGGGFIPNKEVDRMLWLPPDVARDLLTRDRDKELVAALLSALHATGRVPDEDG, from the coding sequence ATGGCCAGGACGGCGGGCCGCAAGGACGGCGGGGCGGCCGGTGACCGGCCGCCGGCCGGGCCGATCCGGGCGGCGGGCTGTGTGCTGTGGCGCCGTGCGCCCGGCGGCGACGGGATACGGCTGGCACTGGTGCACCGGCCCAAGTGGGGCGACTGGTCGCACCCGAAGGGCAAGCTGAAGCCGCGCGAGGACCCGCGGCGGGGCGCGCTGCGCGAGGTGCTGGAGGAGACCGGGGCGACCTGCGAGATCGGCCCGGAACTCCCCACCGTCCGCTATCTCGTCGGCGGTCGCCCCAAGGAGGTGCGCTACTGGGCGGCCGAGGCCACCGGCGGCGGGTTCATCCCCAACAAGGAGGTGGACCGGATGCTGTGGCTGCCGCCGGACGTGGCCCGCGACCTGCTCACCCGGGACCGCGACAAGGAACTGGTGGCGGCCCTGCTCAGCGCGCTGCACGCGACCGGCCGGGTGCCGGACGAGGACGGCTGA
- a CDS encoding alpha/beta hydrolase family protein — MGSRVRRGAAGIGALTAIAVAVAAAAGAPGAEPGRASGAGAARASAGAPALTLPAPTGRYPVGTTALHLTDRHRSDPWVAARRHRELMVSVRYPATRDAGRFPRAPQMTRAEAAGFDGLNNFADHVPAGKVAWGATLTHAHQGAPAARPAGRRLPVVLYSPGAGDPRALGSTLCDELASRGYAVVTVDHTYEAPAVQFPDGRLAHSVMRAELATAQRTGRITELLEKVGAVRVADTRFVLDALARTGRDTVLPPGLRGVLDLTAVGMFGQSAGGFTAAQTMHDDRRIRAAVNMDGVMGYTQRDDDPSHPSTVGRDGVDRPLLLMGMAGDDHHSVASWDAVWRHGAARGTWLRDLTLRGGRHASFTDAEALIPQVARQLGLSRKDVTEMIGTVRPERAVAAERAYVTAFFDRWLRGRDRGDLLDGPSARHPEVRFVP, encoded by the coding sequence ATGGGCAGCAGGGTGCGGCGGGGGGCCGCGGGCATCGGGGCACTGACGGCGATCGCGGTGGCGGTCGCGGCGGCGGCCGGGGCGCCGGGGGCGGAGCCGGGGAGGGCGAGCGGGGCGGGGGCCGCGCGGGCGTCGGCCGGCGCGCCGGCACTGACGCTCCCGGCGCCCACCGGGCGGTATCCCGTCGGCACCACCGCCCTGCATCTGACGGACCGTCACCGCTCGGATCCCTGGGTCGCGGCGCGGCGGCACCGGGAGCTGATGGTGAGCGTGCGCTACCCGGCCACCCGGGACGCCGGGCGGTTCCCGCGGGCGCCGCAGATGACGCGGGCCGAGGCGGCCGGGTTCGACGGGCTGAACAACTTCGCCGACCACGTCCCGGCGGGAAAGGTGGCCTGGGGCGCCACCCTCACCCACGCGCACCAGGGCGCCCCGGCGGCCCGGCCGGCCGGGCGCCGGCTGCCGGTGGTCCTCTACTCCCCCGGCGCCGGCGACCCCCGCGCGCTCGGCAGCACGCTCTGCGACGAACTGGCCTCCCGCGGCTACGCGGTGGTGACCGTCGACCACACCTACGAGGCGCCCGCCGTGCAGTTCCCGGACGGCCGGCTGGCGCACAGCGTGATGCGGGCGGAGCTGGCGACGGCACAGCGAACCGGGCGGATCACCGAGCTGCTGGAGAAGGTCGGTGCGGTGCGGGTCGCCGACACCCGGTTCGTCCTCGACGCGCTGGCCCGGACGGGGCGGGACACGGTGCTGCCGCCCGGACTGCGCGGCGTGCTGGACCTGACCGCGGTGGGGATGTTCGGGCAGTCGGCGGGCGGCTTCACCGCCGCGCAGACGATGCACGACGACCGGCGGATCAGGGCCGCGGTGAACATGGACGGGGTGATGGGCTACACCCAGCGCGACGACGATCCGTCCCATCCGTCCACCGTGGGACGGGACGGGGTGGACCGCCCGCTGCTGCTGATGGGCATGGCCGGGGACGATCACCACTCGGTCGCGTCCTGGGACGCGGTGTGGCGGCACGGCGCGGCGCGCGGAACCTGGCTGCGGGACCTGACGCTGCGGGGCGGCCGGCACGCCTCCTTCACCGACGCCGAGGCGCTGATCCCGCAGGTCGCCCGGCAGTTGGGGCTGTCCCGCAAGGACGTCACGGAGATGATCGGGACGGTCCGGCCGGAGCGCGCGGTCGCCGCCGAGCGGGCCTACGTCACCGCGTTCTTCGACCGTTGGCTGCGCGGCCGGGACCGGGGGGACCTGCTGGACGGGCCGTCCGCGCGCCACCCGGAGGTGCGGTTCGTACCGTGA